The following are from one region of the Vitis riparia cultivar Riparia Gloire de Montpellier isolate 1030 chromosome 14, EGFV_Vit.rip_1.0, whole genome shotgun sequence genome:
- the LOC117929490 gene encoding protein YIPF1 homolog, with translation MMSGGNYTTIDNQKISGSVPAVSDPGQVTVKFADSNLETFPPSEAQGKISGASRPPRDADETFSKPVPGSDESPPSGWLRSFTVAAYKPYFDVDTSDVLERIKDSLFPFNGSFSEKVASNPDLYGPFWICTTLIFVAASIGTFVTYVAHKIQKKEWDYDINLVTWSAGLFYGYVTIIPLGLYIILKYFSAPSGLAQLLCLYGYSLFIFIPALCLSVVPLELFRWVVAGVAGFLSATFVALNLRAHIKSAGERWFLIVAAIFLLQLALAAVLKIYLFTVTV, from the exons ATGATGTCCGGCGGGAATTATACCACCATCGATAACCAGAAAATCTCCGGATCCGTACCT GCGGTTTCAGATCCAGGTCAGGTCACCGTCAAATTCGCAG ATTCAAATCTTGAAACATTTCCTCCATCTGAGGCTCAGGGGAAGATCTCTGGTGCTTCACGTCCTCCTCGCGATGCTGACG AAACATTCTCAAAACCAGTACCTGGTTCTGATGAATCTCCGCCAAGTGGCTGGTTACGCTCATTTACAGTTGCTGCATATAAACCTTACTTTGATGTTGACACCTCAGATGTTTTAGAGAGGATTAAAGATTCACTCTTTCCATTTAATGGAAGCTTTTCTGAAAAGGTCGCAAGCAACCCAGATTT GTATGGACCATTCTGGATATGCACTACCTTAATATTTGTGGCAGCTTCCATTGGCACATTTGTCACCTATGTGGCTCACAAAATACAGAAGAAAGAATGGGACTATGATATAAACCTGGTGACTTGGTCTGCTGGTTTATTTTATGGCTATGTCACAATTATTCCTCTCGGGTTGTATATAATTCTCAAATATTTCTCAGCCCCATCTGGCCTTGCCCAGCTATTATGTCTATATGGCTACTCCCTGTTTATCTTCATTCCTGCTTTG TGTCTATCCGTTGTGCCTCTGGAATTGTTCAGATGGGTGGTTGCTGGTGTAGCTGGGTTCTTGTCGGCAACCTTTGTGGCCCTCAACCTCCGAGCCCACATTAAGTCAGCAGGTGAAAGGTGGTTTTTAATTGTAGCTGCAATATTTTTATTGCAGTTGGCTCTGGCTGCTGTACTGAAGATCTACTTGTTCACCGTCACAGTGTGA
- the LOC117931434 gene encoding peroxisomal adenine nucleotide carrier 1-like, producing MAVDLQSLSEATSGAVGALLSTTILYPLDTCKTKYQAEVKAHGQQKYRNLSDVLWEAISTRQIVSLYQGLGTKNLQSFIAQFVYFYGYSCFKRLYLERSGFNSIGTKANLILAAAAGACTAIVTQPLDTASSRMQTSAFGKSKGLWQTLTAGTWSEAFDGLGISLLLTTNPAIQYTVFDQLKQRHLKRNQNITEKGSSPEALSALSAFMLGAISKSIATFLTYPAIRCKVMIQAADTNDDEAKKAPQKSHKTVHGVLYAIWKREGVPGFFKGLQAQILKTVLSSALLLMIKEKIAAGTWVLILAARKYLLLTGSRLKSAQKP from the exons ATGGCGGTTGATCTTCAATCTTTATCAGAGGCCACTTCTGGCGCCGTAGGAGCACTGCTGAGCACCACCATCTTGTACCCGCTTGACACCTGCAAGACCAAGTACCAAGCTGAGGTCAAAGCCCACGGCCAGCAAAAATACAG GAACCTCTCAGATGTATTATGGGAAGCCATCTCTACCCGTCAAATTGTTTCTCTGTATCAGGGTTTAGGGACAAAGAACCTGCAATCTTTCATTGCACAGTTTGTCTACTTCTATGGGTATAGCTGCTTCAAAAGACTATATTTGGAAAGAAGTGGCTTCAATTCCATTGGAACAAAAGCAAACTTGATTCTTGCAGCAGCTGCTGGGGCCTGTACTGCTATTGTGACTCAG CCCCTGGATACAGCCTCCTCGAGGATGCAGACAAGTGCTTTTGGGAAATCAAAAGGGCTTTGGCAAACCCTTACAGCTGGAACTTGGAGTGAAGCATTTGATGGTCTTGGAATCTCTCTTCTTTTGACCACAAACCCTGCAATTCAG TATACAGTATTTGATCAGCTGAAGCAAAGACACCTGAAGAGGAATCAGAACATAACAGAGAAGGGCTCATCCCCGGAAGCCCTTTCTGCCCTCTCAGCTTTCATGTTGGGTGCAATTTCAAAGAGTATTGCCACTTTTTTGACATATCCAGCAATCAG GTGTAAGGTCATGATTCAAGCAGCAGACACAAATGATGATGAAGCCAAGAAAGCTCCACAGAAATCCCACAAAACAGTACATGGTGTTCTTTATGCTATTTGGAAGAGAGAAGGGGTGCCAGGGTTCTTTAAGGGTTTGCAAGCTCAGATCCTGAAAACTGTACTAAGCTCAGCATTGCTTTTGATGATCAAGGAGAAAATTGCAGCAGGCACTTGGGTACTAATACTTGCAGCTAGAAAGTATCTATTGCTCACAGGGAGTAGACTGAAGAGTGCTCAGAAGCCATAG